In Papaver somniferum cultivar HN1 chromosome 1, ASM357369v1, whole genome shotgun sequence, a genomic segment contains:
- the LOC113322536 gene encoding uncharacterized protein LOC113322536 isoform X2, translating to MAKKMSLIADSTCIENGDILFEIFLSLTWRLIFQMRKRNFKIEIYSSDLDKWSSYEVLVDQAVSMPECLQRKFNMIEICGVLYWNEGRQGNSILALDVKNSKTEDTGGDICDHRQEVVKPGGEKCLTEFEGSIACIHYDTSQASIWVLQDDDETSNGWIRCFGYTWLFRHTSDHIFRPLAFDSTTQNIVILEIFCSSKTYYIGTYNIENGNSKKDRVANTPNNSPQLIKAFVLPLLPTPVSATRLSS from the exons CCTCAGTCTTACATGGAGATTAATCTTTCAAATGAG GAAAAGAAATTTCAAAATCGAGATATACTCTTCTGATTTGGATAAGTGGAGTAGTTATGAAGTTTTGGTTGATCAGGCTGTTAGTATGCCAGAATGTTTACAAAGAAAATTTAATATGATTGAAATTTGTGGAGTGTTGTATTGGAATGAAGGACGTCAAGGTAATAGCATATTAGCTCTTGACGTCAAAAACAGCAAGACGGAAGACACTGGCGGTGATATTTGCGATCATCGACAGGAAGTTGTTAAACCAGGTGGTGAAAAGTGTCTCACAGAGTTCGAAGGGTCTATTGCTTGTATCCATTACGATACAAGCCAGGCGAGCATTTGGGTActgcaagatgatgatgagactagcaatggatggattcgttgttTCGGTTATACATGGCTTTTCAGGCACACTTCTGACCATATCTTTCGGCCTTTAGCTTTTGATTCTACAACTCAAAATATTGTGATCTTGGAAATCTTCTGTAGCTCTAAAACATATTATATAGGTACCTACAATATCGAAAATGGAAATTCCAAAAAGGATAGGGTTGCTAAtactccaaataattctccccaacTCATCAAGGCGTTTGTGTTACCTCTGTTGCCAACACCTGTTTCCGCAACTAGACTGAGCAGTTGA
- the LOC113322536 gene encoding uncharacterized protein LOC113322536 isoform X1, whose translation MAKKMSLIADSTCIENGDILFEIFLSLTWRLIFQMRRKRNFKIEIYSSDLDKWSSYEVLVDQAVSMPECLQRKFNMIEICGVLYWNEGRQGNSILALDVKNSKTEDTGGDICDHRQEVVKPGGEKCLTEFEGSIACIHYDTSQASIWVLQDDDETSNGWIRCFGYTWLFRHTSDHIFRPLAFDSTTQNIVILEIFCSSKTYYIGTYNIENGNSKKDRVANTPNNSPQLIKAFVLPLLPTPVSATRLSS comes from the exons CCTCAGTCTTACATGGAGATTAATCTTTCAAATGAG AAGGAAAAGAAATTTCAAAATCGAGATATACTCTTCTGATTTGGATAAGTGGAGTAGTTATGAAGTTTTGGTTGATCAGGCTGTTAGTATGCCAGAATGTTTACAAAGAAAATTTAATATGATTGAAATTTGTGGAGTGTTGTATTGGAATGAAGGACGTCAAGGTAATAGCATATTAGCTCTTGACGTCAAAAACAGCAAGACGGAAGACACTGGCGGTGATATTTGCGATCATCGACAGGAAGTTGTTAAACCAGGTGGTGAAAAGTGTCTCACAGAGTTCGAAGGGTCTATTGCTTGTATCCATTACGATACAAGCCAGGCGAGCATTTGGGTActgcaagatgatgatgagactagcaatggatggattcgttgttTCGGTTATACATGGCTTTTCAGGCACACTTCTGACCATATCTTTCGGCCTTTAGCTTTTGATTCTACAACTCAAAATATTGTGATCTTGGAAATCTTCTGTAGCTCTAAAACATATTATATAGGTACCTACAATATCGAAAATGGAAATTCCAAAAAGGATAGGGTTGCTAAtactccaaataattctccccaacTCATCAAGGCGTTTGTGTTACCTCTGTTGCCAACACCTGTTTCCGCAACTAGACTGAGCAGTTGA